The Fundidesulfovibrio putealis DSM 16056 genome includes a window with the following:
- a CDS encoding LacI family DNA-binding transcriptional regulator, whose translation MNTRAIKRWALTHDVTWVMVAQEAGVSRQQVSNVIHNRRADESVSRALCWLGCPTRLMAARVAK comes from the coding sequence ATGAACACCAGGGCCATCAAGCGCTGGGCGCTCACCCACGACGTCACCTGGGTCATGGTCGCTCAAGAAGCGGGCGTCAGCAGGCAGCAGGTCAGCAACGTCATCCACAACCGCCGCGCGGACGAGTCCGTCTCGCGCGCCCTGTGCTGGCTTGGATGTCCGACGCGCCTCATGGCTGCGCGAGTCGCGAAATGA